The following proteins come from a genomic window of Trifolium pratense cultivar HEN17-A07 linkage group LG4, ARS_RC_1.1, whole genome shotgun sequence:
- the LOC123882399 gene encoding probable prolyl 4-hydroxylase 10: MVKFKHSRIGPQKLSLPTTRTLIFTLFATFTFLIFILILLSLRIPKPNHHDSIFHNALRSEVGKGEHWVEIISWEPRAVLYHNFLAKEECEHLINISKPNMQKSFVIDNKTGKNVESSVRTSSGTFLRIGHDKIVRNIEKRIADFTFIPVEHGEEFNVLHYEVGQMYVPHPDYFTNEFNTIPGGQRIATMLIYLSTVEEGGETVFPAAKGNFSSVPWWNELSDCGKKGLSIKPKMGDALLFWSMKPDGTLDPSSLHG, encoded by the exons ATGGTGAAATTCAAGCATTCTCGCATAGGACCTCAGAAATTATCGCTTCCTACTACAAGAACATTGATCTTCACCTTGTTTGCGACCTTCACATTCctcatcttcattctcattctctTATCTCTCCGTATCCCTAAACCCAACCATCATGACTCCATCTTTCATAATGCACTCAGAAGTGAAGTTGGTAAAGGAGAGCATTGGGTTGAAATAATATCATGGGAGCCTAGAGCGGTTTTATATCATAATTTTCTG GCAAAAGAGGAATGTGAACATCTAATCAATATATCCAAGCCTAATATGCAAAAGTCATTTGTTATTGATAATAAAACAGGAAAGAATGTGGAAAGcag TGTACGAACAAGTTCTGGAACATTTCTAAGGATAGGACATGATAAAATTGTGAGGAATATTGAGAAGAGAATTGCAGATTTTACTTTTATACCTGTAG AACATGGCGAAGAATTTAATGTTCTCCATTACGAAGTTGGACAAATGTATGTACCTCATCCTGACTACTTTACGAATGAGTTTAATACTATTCCTGGGGGTCAGCGTATAGCAACAATGTTGATATACCT TTCAACTGTTGAAGAAGGGGGCGAGACGGTGTTCCCAGCTGCCAAGGGAAATTTTAGCTCCGTGCCTTGGTGGAATGAACTTTCTGATTGTGGTAAAAAAGGACTTTCAATTAAGCCAAAAATGGGTGATGCTTTACTTTTCTGGAGCATGAAGCCTGATGGAACTTTAGATCCATCCAGTTTACATGGTTAG